The Zalophus californianus isolate mZalCal1 chromosome 7, mZalCal1.pri.v2, whole genome shotgun sequence genome includes a region encoding these proteins:
- the LOC118357159 gene encoding histone H2A type 1-E: protein MSGRGKQGGKARAKAKTRSSRAGLQFPVGRVHRLLRKGNYAERVGAGAPVYLAAVLEYLTAEILELAGNAARDNKKTRIIPRHLQLAIRNDEELNKLLGRVTIAQGGVLPNIQAVLLPKKTESHHKAKGK, encoded by the coding sequence ATGTCGGGACGCGGCAAGCAAGGCGGCAAGGCTCGCGCCAAGGCCAAGACGCGCTCGTCGCGGGCCGGCCTGCAGTTCCCGGTGGGCCGCGTCCACCGCCTGCTCCGCAAGGGCAACTACGCCGAGCGGGTCGGGGCCGGCGCGCCCGTGTACCTGGCGGCCGTGCTCGAGTACCTGACGGCCGAGATCCTGGAGCTGGCGGGCAACGCGGCGCGCGACAACAAGAAGACGCGCATCATCCCGCGCCACCTGCAGCTGGCCATCCGCAACGACGAGGAGCTCAACAAGCTGCTGGGCCGCGTGACCATCGCGCAGGGCGGCGTCCTGCCCAACATCCAGGCCGTGCTGCTCCCCAAGAAGACCGAGAGCCACCACAAGGCCAAGGGCAAATAA
- the LOC118357171 gene encoding histone H2B type 1-C/E/F/G/I, whose product MPEPAKSAPAPKKGSKKAVTKAQKKDGKKRKRSRKESYSVYVYKVLKQVHPDTGISSKAMGIMNSFVNDIFERIAGEASRLAHYNKRSTITSREIQTAVRLLLPGELAKHAVSEGTKAVTKYTSSK is encoded by the coding sequence ATGCCCGAGCCCGCCAAGTCGGCTCCGGCCCCGAAGAAGGGCTCCAAGAAGGCGGTGACCAAGGCGCAGAAGAAGGACGGCAAGAAGCGCAAGCGCAGCCGCAAGGAGAGCTACTCGGTGTACGTGTACAAGGTGCTGAAGCAGGTGCACCCCGACACCGGCATCTCGTCCAAGGCCATGGGCATCATGAACTCGTTCGTCAACGACATCTTCGAGCGCATCGCGGGCGAGGCGTCCCGCCTGGCGCATTACAACAAGCGCTCGACCATCACGTCCCGGGAGATCCAGACGGCCGTGCGCCTGCTGCTGCCCGGGGAGCTGGCCAAGCACGCCGTGTCCGAGGGCACCAAGGCCGTCACCAAGTACACCAGCTCCAAGTGA